Proteins from one Megalops cyprinoides isolate fMegCyp1 chromosome 11, fMegCyp1.pri, whole genome shotgun sequence genomic window:
- the LOC118785723 gene encoding SLIT and NTRK-like protein 1 — translation MLLWIVLLKAALCVATGNVTRDICKEQICSCNEIEGDLHIDCEKRSFSNLHHLTGPSSQFYHLLLHGNSLSRLFPNEFANFYNAVSLHLENNGLHDIVPGAFLGLQLVKRLHINNNKIRSFKKSTFLGLDDLEYLQADFNLLRDIDPAVFRDLNKLEVLILNDNLISALPNNVFQHVPITHLDLRGNRIKTLPYEGILEQIPGIVEILLEDNPWDCNCDLVSLKEWLENIPQNALIGRVICEAPTRLQGNDLNETSEMDLCPSKNGVDSSLVAPPTQDETSDLGPIPTPYKVTRVLESPTPESGHKGRSKSRENWQLKTKPTVVATGNGKSERPYNASCPLSCSCELPEPSQGLRVNCEGKKIDNISNLKPKPINVHELNLRDNNIHTVKKNHFVGHQNLNLLDLGGNNIKLIENSTFQNLTRLRWLYIDKNYLDTLTMEMFIGLQSLEYLSLEYNDIQLVMAGTFNPMPSLRVLFLNNNLLKSLPVDVFLGVSLSRISLHNNYFTFLPVTGVLDQLMSIIQIDLHGNPWDCTCNIVPFKQWTEKLASDVIVSDLKCESPEEFWKKDFRLLGNDVLCPQLYDKISPTSMSKNSTFAADAGTRSNSYLEPSRVSISVLVPGLLLVFVTSAFTVVGMLVFILRNRKRSKRRDGNSSASEINSLQTVCDSSYWHSGPYHADGSHRAYDCGTHALSDQ, via the coding sequence ATGCTGCTTTGGATTGTGTTGCTGAAGGCGGCTCTTTGTGTTGCTACTGGAAATGTTACAAGGGACATTTGTAAAGAACAGATCTGCTCCTGCAATGAAATAGAAGGAGATTTGCACATTGACTGCGAAAAAAGGAGCTTTTCTAATCTGCATCATTTGACCGGCCCAAGTTCTCAATTTTACCACTTATTGCTCCATGGAAATTCTTTGTCCAGACTGTTCCCCAATGAGTTTGCGAACTTTTACAATGCCGTTAGCTTACATTTGGAAAACAACGGTTTGCACGACATTGTTCCGGGAGCGTTCCTTGGATTGCAGCTTGTTAAACGATTacacataaataacaacaaaatacGGTCTTTCAAAAAGAGTACGTTTTTAGGACTGGATGACCTGGAATACCTACAGGCTGATTTTAATCTGCTGAGAGATATTGACCCAGCTGTGTTCAGGGACTTAAATAAACTtgaagttttaattttaaacgATAACCTCATTAGCGCACTTCCAAACAATGTATTTCAACATGTTCCGATAACCCATCTCGACCTCCGTGGGAACAGAATTAAGACGTTGCCTTATGAGGGAATTCTTGAGCAAATACCGGGAATAGTGGAGATTTTGTTGGAGGATAACCCGTGGGACTGCAACTGTGACCTCGTTTCCCTGAAGGAATGGCTTGAGAATATCCCACAGAATGCTTTGATCGGGAGGGTCATTTGTGAGGCCCCGACACGACTGCAAGGGAACGACTTAAACGAGACATCAGAAATGGATCTGTGTCCTTCAAAGAACGGGGTTGACTCGAGTTTAGTTGCGCCTCCTACCCAGGACGAGACCTCCGATCTTGGACCCATTCCAACGCCTTATAAGGTCACTCGTGTGCTGGAGTCTCCCACACCTGAATCTGGACACAAGGGACGTTCAAAATCACGAGAAAACTGGCAGTTGAAAACCAAACCCACGGTTGTGGCCACTGGAAACGGGAAAAGCGAACGACCGTACAACGCCTCCTGTCCGCTATCTTGTAGCTGCGAACTGCCCGAACCCAGTCAAGGTCTGAGGGTTAACTGCGAGGGTAAGAAAATAGATAACATATCTAATCTGAAACCCAAACCAATCAATGTCCACGAGCTAAATCTGAGAGACAACAACATCCACACTGTAAAAAAGAATCACTTCGTTGGACACCAAAATCTTAACCTTCTCGATTTGGGGGGTAACAATATCAAATTGATAGAAAATAGCACTTTTCAAAACCTTACCCGCTTGAGATGGCTGTACATCGATAAGAACTATCTGGATACCCTTACTATGGAGATGTTTATCGGACTGCAGAGCCTGGAATATCTCAGTTTGGAATATAACGACATACAGCTTGTTATGGCTGGCACATTCAACCCCATGCCCAGTCTGAGAGTCCTCTTCCTCAACAATAATTTGTTAAAATCCTTGCCAGTGGATGTTTTCCTTGGAGTTTCCCTGTCAAGAATTAGCCTGCATAACAATTATTTTACGTTTCTGCCGGTGACCGGTGTTTTAGATCAGCTTATGTCCATTATACAGATTGATTTGCATGGTAACCCATGGGATTGTACCTGTAACATTGTACCGTTCAAGCAATGGACTGAGAAGCTCGCGTCAGATGTTATCGTGAGTGATCTGAAATGCGAATCTCCCGAGGAGTTCTGGAAAAAAGATTTCCGGCTGCTCGGAAACGATGTGTTGTGTCCTCAGCTCTACGACAAAATCTCCCCTACGTCTATGTCTAAAAACAGTACTTTTGCCGCAGATGCAGGGACTCGCTCTAACTCGTATCTCGAGCCGAGCAGAGTATCCATCTCTGTTTTGGTCCCTGGGCTGCTGCTGGTTTTTGTCACATCTGCGTTCACAGTTGTTGGGATGCTTGTGTTTATCTTGCGGAATCGTAAGAGATCAAAGCGAAGAGATGGCAACTCATCAGCGTCAGAGATCAATTCCTTACAGACAGTGTGCGACTCATCGTACTGGCACAGTGGACCTTACCACGCAGACGGTTCCCACAGAGCTTATGACTGTGGTACCCACGCACTCTCTGATCAGTAG